The DNA window GCAAACGTTAAGCCCCTTATACTCTCCCAAGAACCATCCAAGGCCAATATCCTCTGACCAATCCCCATAATGAGTCAGTGCATACTTGCTCCACATTTCTTCATAACTGTTAGTTGTAAGAATTCGTACTCCCTCTGCTGTCTGGCCTAAGTTTAAATGGGTTAAAGCGTAATTGCATAACTCAACGACATTCGTGTACAAAGTGGAACTTGGACCATGTGCACGATGATAAGGGAATATTTCACTTAGCTCAGGACCAAATCCATCTTTAATCCCTAAGATATGTGGGGAGGCAAGTTTATGATCAGGAATCTCTTGCTTCAAGAATGAACTCATCAGCATGGACGAAGGAATCAGAATTCGCTCTTTCATAAACTGTTCAAATGATACTCCACTCACTTTAGCTATCACATCACCCAATATTTCGTAGCCAATATTACTGTAGTAAAAAGATTCCTTTGGTTCCTTAAGAAGTTTGAGGCCAGAGATACTTCTAACATATCTCTCCAGGCTTCCCTCATCATATTCAGGGCGGTCCCATCCAAAGTCGTCTTCATCTGGCATACCGGATGTATGATTTAAGAGCAGTCGAACTGTAATTTGTTGATACCTATCGTCTGTCAGTGCGAAGTAAGGAAGATAATTGGATACCGCAGTATCCAAATTAATTTTTCCTTCCTCCACAAGCTGCATAATCCCCGTCACAACGAAAGTTTTGGATACGGAGGCCATGTGAAACAAGGTATGTTCATCGATAGCTTCTCCAGTCTGCACATTCTTCACTCCAAAGCCCTTAGCATAGATCATCTGATGATCATACACGACACCAACGGCTAATCCAGGAGAGAGTTCATCTTGTAAAAATTGGGGCAGAATTTGATCCAAGTTATCAATAATACGCTGAATATCACTCATTGTAATACCTCCGATTAATGAATATGAAATTTTCAAATAGCATGAGGTTATAAAATACAATGTGTTATACCAACGGTTTCACGTCCCTTCAATATTCTTCCATAATAACACAAAATACTTTAGAGAAGAGCTGTATTTCTCACCCATACCAAAAACCTCCATCCCGAATTTGGAATGGAGGTTGAATGTCATGAATCAAGCACTCGTGTATATTTAGCTCAGCTTCATTTCAAATTATTCTGCACATCCTGTAGAGCCACTAAATCTTCATACAGATCCTCATTTACTCGCTCAAGCGGTTCTTGATTGATGCTTCCCTCTGAATGAGATATGGCATTTTGCAGTGCATTTTCAGCCTTGTAGGCTGCATTCTTAGCATTCTCAACCGTTTCTTCACTTGGATGGGACTGCGCTTGTTTCACAGCGCGATGAACTTTAACTACTGATTGCTGTGCATCAGCAATCGGGCTTTGTTCTTGCAAACTAGAATATGGGTTTTCCATTGTTACCCTCCTGGATTGTTGTGTTTAGAAATCAGTACCCTGTTAATTTGAGACTTAGGAAGAAATAATATACCCGATCGCATGAATCCATACATTACAAAGGGGATCTCGGTGCCAAGTTCTTGGCTTCGAGATCCCCTATATCTTTGCGAGTATTACTAAAACACCTTAGTCGTCCAGGATTCACAGTTCCATGTGTCTGTAACGATATCTCTATAAAATTCCGGTTCGTGGGAAATCAACAGGATGCTGCCTTTATAGGATTTGAGTGCACGTTTAAGTTCATCTTTCGCATCTACATCCAAGTGGTTCGTAGGCTCGTCCAATACGAGCAAATTGGTTTCGCGGTTGATCAGTTTACACAGACGTACCTTCGCCTTCTCACCACCACTAAGAACAGCGATCTTGCTCTCAATATGCTTGGTAGTAAGACCACACTTAGCTAACGCTGCACGTACTTCGAACTGAGAATATGAAGGGAATTCATTCCATACTTCTTCAATACACGTATTGTAGTTGGCATCCTTCATCTCTTGTTCAAAATATCCAATATCCAGGTTCTCACCAAGCTGAACAGATCCAGACAAAGCTGGGATTTCTCCTAAGATGCTACGAAGCAAGGTTGTTTTACCAATCCCGTTTGCACCGACTAGCGCGATTTTTTGGCCGCGTTCCATCC is part of the Paenibacillus segetis genome and encodes:
- a CDS encoding serine hydrolase; translation: MSDIQRIIDNLDQILPQFLQDELSPGLAVGVVYDHQMIYAKGFGVKNVQTGEAIDEHTLFHMASVSKTFVVTGIMQLVEEGKINLDTAVSNYLPYFALTDDRYQQITVRLLLNHTSGMPDEDDFGWDRPEYDEGSLERYVRSISGLKLLKEPKESFYYSNIGYEILGDVIAKVSGVSFEQFMKERILIPSSMLMSSFLKQEIPDHKLASPHILGIKDGFGPELSEIFPYHRAHGPSSTLYTNVVELCNYALTHLNLGQTAEGVRILTTNSYEEMWSKYALTHYGDWSEDIGLGWFLGEYKGLNVCSHSGMDTGFRSNLLLLPENGIAIAIMTNADFIGNKVLCKAILDIILGEDIPYVKKSLATYLSKITIESGVEAAISEYTQIQESSMEEYLVLEGSFNAYAYMMLERGWLQEGIAILQLSIHMFPGSSNLHDSIGEMYLLAGERNLALQHYQKSVELDPTHMDGINKINELLGVM